A segment of the Salvelinus sp. IW2-2015 linkage group LG6.2, ASM291031v2, whole genome shotgun sequence genome:
TTTAAACTTCAATGGGATGACTTCAGAGTTTAACGTCCCAAGGATCCTTTTTAGACTTTGTCACATTTTTACCTATAGGTACTGTACATGGTTTCCTGCTGATCTTGCTCTGCTGAAGTGCAATAGCAGACTCTAGTGGTTAGATGCTATCATGGCATTTTGATATAATATGACTTGGTGCCATCAGTAGCAATTATTTGATTGGTTCTTATGACTCCAGTTAGTCACCCCTATGAATATGACAGCTTAAAGCAAGTGTTATAATGCATCATAAGTGTATCAAAAGGCATCTCAAATGCAGTTATGaagcatgatgtgtgtgtgtgcttcgtaGAAAGTATCAGCACATCTTTTCTCTACTAATCTTTATTAAAAAAGTTAAATCAACTCAGTAAAAGTTCACAGTTTGGATTGTTTTATCTATATCAACATATCATTTTCAGGACTCATTCAATCTTATCATAGCAAAATGACGTGAGCTCATGGCAGCCATAAAAGTAGAACAACACATTTATGCAATAAGAAacggtttcccagacccagatttaAGCCAAATCCTGGACAAACAATAATTATCAATGGAATATGGTCATTGAAAGTGCATTATAGTCCAGGAATAGGCTTAATACCAGGCCTACGAATGTTAAACATAATGCCTTttgctaccacacacacacacatacactgcataCCTTATATTGTAACATTGGCCTCATTCCAGGCTGATTACATTGCAGTCATTGCATTGCATCAACTACTGTTCAACTACTGTACTAGCATCAGACACAGGGTCGCTATGAAATTCATATCCAGGCGTTGTGAGATCTGGCAGGTGTCTGGAATGTAGTAGGCCTGGAGCGAGTCCAATGTTTGTGACAGTTGATAAACATAACAACATTAATTAAATCTGGTCAGATCAGAAACACTCATAGCATACATAACAGACAGTGTATATAAAACTGAACAGCCCTGATATCCTACATTTCACTCTAATCTGGGACAGGGCGCTATGATTGGCTGATTGTCTGATTAACAACATAATGTCAGAGTAGTGTGTTCCAAGCCCCTGCTATACACATTGGGAGACCCTGCTGGCTGCAGCTTCTCTACACTGGGGGATGTTCCAGAAAGTTGGATCAATGACTTAGCCGGCCTACTGTTCAAAATTGTAATCAACAAGTAAATAAAGAGTTATATGTGGCTGTTTATCAAAGGTATCTACCCcactggtctaaggcactggtCTAATCTTCATAGAGACAGCTTTCAGAGAATAATGATAACCTTTCCAGTGATTCCAATTGACACTTGTAGCGGTATGTTTGGTGGTTCCCCATAGGTACTCTTCATTGATGTTAGCGTAGTGACAAGAACCATACCAAAATGTCCCATAGTAAGTAGCTGCACAGTTGTCAGACCAAGTGTCCTGGTCTTTGTCGAAGGTGCTGAACATCAACCCGCTATGATAGGCCAGTGAGTCACCTTGGAAACAGAAAAAATTGTCTATTTAGAGTGTTTGCATTTTCTAAAAACTCTACAAATGCGACCCAACTTACCATAGCTAAGCCATATAATTACCTCACTATAGACCTACCTCACTATAGACCTATCTATCTAAAACAGTCACTATTACTACTGCAatgtactgttactactactacttctgggctgcttactactactactactactactaggctaCAGTTACAACATGCACCACTACTACAGTCACAACTTCTACAGTTATCCCACTACAGGCCCACTACTATTTCCAACACAGTCACTACTACTATGACATTCCCCTACATTTTCCAACACTGGCCTCTAACAATTTAAACTTCCATACATTTCCACTAGCATACAAAATACTTATAGGACTTATAGAAAtttcaccacttttcaacctcatattcatcatttccagcaccactccaacaccaacatatgtaaaaataaaaagggCGGATGCACACCAGATGATGTCAAAAGTGTTTCTGGATGATCATCTGGTTAACATCATGTGATTTTTAACCAACTCTGAGCAGGCAAAGGTTAGTAAAGTAACATTTTCCTGGTGAAAATCACATGATACACACCAGATGATGTTAAAGGTTTTTCCAATGACGTAATCAGAAACATAGCCTATCTTCCTCTATCCTTTTGACTACAACACATAGTAAAGTGCTGTTTTCACActttgatgttggggtggtgctggagatgatgaatgtgAAGTTGACAAGTTGACAATTTAAGGATGAGTGACAACTGAAGCAAGCACACATATTTTTTCAGGAAAATTACCCATTAAAGTGCTCTGACGTTTATAGGACAAAAACACAGCATTTGTTCTCAGACAGCTGTGAAGCCAGAGCACATTGTGTGAATGACTTGTGTTCATCTTTGAAAATGGTATCACCGACaaggcaaaaacaacaaatgttgtCTCTCACTCACCTGCTCCTCCGTTGGTGAATCCAGTGACATGTAGCTTGTATCCGTCTGCCTCAGAGTCCAAAAAGAAGGAAGAGTACATGGCAAACACACTGTTTCCTTCAAAGTCCTCCATGTCTACCCTCAGCTCATACTTCCTCCTCTTAGTGAGAAGGTGGATGTTCTCCAGTCCTGAAGAGACAACGCTAGATCAGATTGCAGATTACAGTATACAAAGTTATAATTTGTATACTCTACTTGTTTCATCTTATTTTGGGCGATTCTTTTCTTATTTTTTGCTAAAGTAAATTCTCACCTAGCCAGTATTCTCCCTCTGGGTTTCCAAAACCAACTTTGTACTGGTTCCAGGGTCTGTAGAAGTTCAGAGATCCATCTATCCTCCTCTGGATTacttgagagagagtgagatagagacagacagacagacagagatgtttaGCAACTGTTCACATGGTCTGTAAGGATAGAAATGTTAATAAGAGCCCAACATAGTACTATGATACTCACAGTCCACTTGCCTCCATCCGTGTTCATGTCACAGTACACCTGAACAGGTGTCAAAAAGGGGTAGATGGGGTAGACGCCACTTGCTTGCGAGATGTTGTAGACTTCATTACAGTCTGCATCCAGGTTGATATCCCATCGAGGGGCAGAGTGGACTGCTACAACAGCCAGAAGTAACACTGCCAACATTGTGAgccttagagagagaggagagagagagagagagagagagagagagagagagagagagagaggagaaatagagaaagtaagagagacacagagagagataggtggTTTCAAGCAAAACCTCTACCTTTCAATTTAATTCACACATAACATTTTcaagaaaatacaattatttgattTAAGTCAGTCTCGCCATCATTATAGTTCAAAGATTTTCAGCCTCAAGTTCAAACCTTAAACAGAAATATTGAATTCGATAGTTAGAAAAAACAGTTAGTTGAATTCTAGGGACTGAATTTTAAAATATGCAGTCCAACCCTAAAGTGTCCCTGTCCTACCCAGCTGACTAAGCATCAGTGTCCACTGTTTCTGTTCTAGCGCTCTCTAAGCTTTAGGAAGACTTTTATACAGCCATATATGAATATTAATTGACATATTAACATAAACGTGATGGAGAGGTAGAACTCAACACTAGAGGATTCAAACAGGTCACGTGACGTTACACAGGTTGCACAAATCACAGTGTAACAGCAATCCAGTTCTAAATTGTATCTTTCTGGGaagaaatgttgttgttgttggtgactGAAAGGTCAGAAGAAGAATACTTTTATGGTCGATTGTCATTTTCAGATCATGAACATTCATCTTTTATTGCCACCAGCAGGTCACTGACTACTGACTAACAGATAGATGGTTGAATGTTGGTGGTAGCCTCGCAAAGCCACCTGATCCCGCAAGCTTACATTAAACCCTTTTACGCAGCGTGAATCAGTCTGGTATTTATGAGGCTATGTTGGTGGTAGCACTTCAATGCTTTTAGACCAATACTGTTTTCAGGAGCTACTCGTTAATTCCCTTTCTGTGTTTAATGCTGTGTGCACCCTAGCCATGATGTAAATATGTCTGTTCCTATTTCTGtaaatgagtaaaacaaacaaaaaaaaaatctgctttgTCTGTAGTGTCATTGCTCCCTCTTGGTCAAGTCAttattgtaaaagagaatgtgttctcaatgactTACCTGCAGGTTAAATAAAAAGGCAACACTCTTTAGTGGGTCCCATACACACTCACGTTGTACAATGGATTTGACACAATGGTTGTGATACAACAGATATTTGTGTGATACAACGGAGAGTTGGTCTGCACAAAAATGATTACAGAACAATTGTGCAGTTTCACCACAATGCTTGTGTAATATTTGTTGTTGCCAAAAACTCATCCAATCTGGGTTCACCCCTCAATCAAGATCGCTtgtcaggggcctcatttataaatgtGTACGATCATTTCTTAAACTATGATAATAAAATCTGGTTTATATAACATCTACACCCATTAATTAAATTGTGTTAATCACAAATATGCATGTTTCATTCATAAATCACACAATTTCATGCAAAATCTACTTAAATTACATAGTTGTAAAATGTTGGTATGCACATATTTTATCGTAAATGGTATACGACGAAATTACAGTGTTGGACTTGACATGAAAATAAGGTCCCTGGTCACAAGCACCTGGTGTGTGTCAATCCCCTGTTTTTGCAGCAGAGAATCTAAATCTGGTTCTTAAAATGTTTTCATCGATGAAACCtctgatctcaatacagttttctgttcccgaagctagaatctgttacgaacacagtgcactaagttttgtagacgCGACTTTTTGCCAACATTCCTATCTGGTAGTTCAGTTTAAGGCACTTGTCAAACTCGTTCcttggagggccgagtgtctgctggttttctcTCCTCACTTGTaatcctccatggaatgagtttgacacccctggttgaAGGGCTTAAAGCAGTGAAGGGCTACCACCAACATTCAACCCACTGTTGGTTAGCCAGTGATCAGTATGGTGGTCTGCTGGTGGCAATAAAAGATCAGGATCTAAAAATgacaaatggacaataaagtattcTTCTTCTGATCTTTCtatcaccaccaacaacaacattcCCTCtcggaacacagaacacagaacacacggAACAGGGAAGTCAGAAGCTCTAAATTATTCCTGGCGACCACCACTACCTGGATTCCTTAAACCTGCATTCCTTCACTGGTGTACCGGACACCCCAGCAGGCCCCGCAATGCAGGGGGCCTATGAGGTGTGGGGGCCCATGCGCTTGTCATCAATGTCAATTTAGACTAACTCTCCAAAAAGTAATTCATAAACTTTTTACATTTCCATATGTACTAGGGAGCTAGCTATATGATTGTTTCTTGGGCTTCTGGAATGTTGAAAAAAATCWGAAATAAATGGATTGAATGTATAAGGGGATATCAGTGAACAAATGCCATGGTCAAGTCTATGACTGCGCCAGTGCAATGAGTGGAGCTTACTCAGGTGATCAAAAGCAACCGGGTCTCAGAGCATtacgtattattctgtatgtactgtaaatcTGAGGCACCCCATTTAGTATCATAtgttacatttgcaaaacaaatgatatgttacgaattctaggggttaggtttaagttcaggtttaggggaagggttatctAAAAGGGATAAGGTTAGTGGAAGGGTTAGTGAACATGCTAAGTATttgaaaagtagctaaaaagtagtaaatagttgaaaagttgctaaaatactaaagttgtccgtgatcagatttgaacacacaacctttagGTTGCTAGAATTTGGTCTTACCTGTGTATGGCAGGCCTGAACTATCACTGAAAGGAATGTAGGTGTATGGAATGTAGGTAGTGGGGGATAGGTGGAATCCACAGCATCCGAGTTTCCTGTTCATTGTGTTCTGTGTTccgtgtgtggtgttctgtgaaGGAATGTTGTTATTGGTGGTGACTGAAAGGTCAGAAGAAGAATACTGTATGGTCCATTGTCATTTTCAGATCATGAACATTCATCTTTTATTGCCACCAGCAGGTCACTGACTACTGACTAACAGATAGATGGTTGAATGTTGGTGGTAGCCTCGCAAAGCCACCTGATCCCGCAAGCTTACATTAAACTTTTACGCAGCGTGAATCAGTCTGGTATTTTGAGGCGATGTTGGTGTAGCACTTCAATGCTTTTAGACCAATACTGTTTTCAGGAGCTACTCGTTAATCCCTTCTGTTTTTAATGCTGTGTGCACCCTAGCCATGATGTAAATATGTCTGTTCCTATTTCTgtaaatgagtaaaaaaaaaaaaaaaaaatctgctttgTCTGTAGTGTCATTGCTCCCTCTTGGTCAAGTCAttattgtaaaagagaatgtgttctcaatgactTACCTGCAGGTTAAATAAAAAGGCAACACTCTTTAGTGGGGTCCCATACACACTCACGTTGTACAATGGATTTGACACAATGGTTGTGATACAACAGATATTTGTGTGATACAACGGAGAGTTGGTCTGCACAAAAATGATTACAGAACAATTGTGCAGTTTCACCACAATGCTGTGTAATATTTGTTGTTGCCCAAAAACTCATCCAATCTGGGTCACCCCTCAATCAAGATCGCTtgtcaggggcctcatttataaatgtGTACGATCATTTCTTAAACTATGATAATAAAATCTGGTTTATATAACATCTACACCCATTAATTAAATTGTGTTAATCACAAATATGCATCTTTcatgttcttaaaataaagtggtgatcctaactgacctaagacagcgaatctttactcggattaaatgtcaggaattgtgaaaaactgagtttaaatgtatttggctaaggtgtatgtaaacttccaacttcaactgtatattttcaaatgtatttggaaatgtttaaaaatatatatttcaacatGCATTTAGATGAATttgtaagaaatgtttttcaattcaaatgtatggcaaatataaataaattggCCAAATCATATTGTATTGAAATGGTGACAGTCTTAACAATGAAACTTAAGTAGTTTAGCTAGCAAAGGATATGACAGAAGcacgctacatggcagaccattCCGAACTAATCTCCCAGCATGTCCAGCCTGTTCatcatctcagccaatcatggctagtgatAAGGTTCCAGTCTTTTTCCGTGTCTAAACCCGCTGGGCTTgttatttaacaattttattcgcatttacagatggaatacacatttgttattaaggcacatgaaagttcaaatttttcagaaggcatttctgccaaaaacaaCGCATTTTGATTAAACATTCAtgtttacattgaaatgcttctCCTGTGAGGtggtgacgtgcgacatacgcctagtttcctcaAACaagtcacatacagtggggcaaaaaagtaattagtcagccaccaattgtgcaagttctcccacttaaaaagatgagagaggcctgtaattttcatcataggtacacttcaactatgacagacaaaatgaggggaaaaaatccagaaaatcacattgtaagattttttaatgaatttatttgcaaattatggtggaaaataagtatttggtcaataacaaaagtttatctcaatactttgttatataccctttgttggcaatgacagaggtcNNNNNNNNNNNNNNNNNNNNNNNNNNNNNNNNNNNNNNNNNNNNNNNNNNNNNNNNNNNNNNNNNNNNNNNNNNNNNNNNNNNNNNNNNNNNNNNNNNNNNNNNNNNNNNNNNNNNNNNNNNNNNNNNNNNNNNNNNNNNNNNNNNNNNNNNNNNNNNNNNNNNNNNNNNNNNNNNNNNNNNNNNNNNNNNNNNNNNNNNNNNNNNNNNNNNNNNNNNNNNNNNNNNNNNNNNNNNNNNNNNNNNNNNNNNNNNNNNNNNNNNNNNNNNNNNNNNNNNNNNNNNNNNNNNNNNNNNNNNNNNNNNNNNNNNNNNNNNNNNNNNNNNNNNNNNNNNNNNNNNNNNNNNNNNNNNNNNNNNNNNNNNNNNNNNNNNNNNNNNNNNNNNNNNNNNNNNNNNNNNNNNNNNNNNNNNNNNNNNNNNNNNNNNNNNNNNNNNNNNNNNNNNNNNNNNNNNNNNNNNNNNNNNNNNNNNNNNNNNNNNNNNNNNNNNNNNNNNNNNNNNNNNNNNNNNNNNNNNNNNNNNNNNNNNNNNNNNNNNNNNNNNNNNNNNNNNNNNNNNNNNNNNNNNNNNNNNcaagttcaaacaggtgccattaatacaggtaacaagtggaggacagaggagcctcttaaagaagaagttacaggtctgtgagagccagaaatcttaattgtttgtaggtgaccaaatacttattttccaccataatttgcaaataaattcataaaaaatcctacaatgtgattttctggatttttccccctcattttgtctgtcatagttgaagtgtacctatgatgaaaattacaggcctctttcatctttttaagtgggagaacttgcacaattggtggctgactaaatacttttttgccccactgtatatggatctgtgccatttactttgaactggactgtgtttacagcatgagcggttgtGAGTAGATGTGCTGCTTTGAGATCAAAgagagagctgcatgtagcctcatatcctttgctagctcgttagttattagcccagttatagatcatttctAGTCCGCAATAGGGgaatgattgcttcctacaagagcacaaaacctgtcaatttctagacatctttgaaaatcGAGTCAGGTAAAGATTTATATTTTTTAGTCTtcaaggggcagtgttgtattttgagacaggcttgaataagctaagtagccaataggcagagggtagcataatttgtctgattcactgtaataatggtatgggaataataatgtattttattttgtaaaatgttttcttgcatcaaacaacactagattttcagtcacctccttgtctgaaggacaagtggataaacaggttaatgtcaagcccagaatgtttttttctttaacgctagcgtcccacctaaccaacatccagtgaaattgcagggcgccaaatttaaaacaacaaatctcataattaaaattcctcaaacatacaa
Coding sequences within it:
- the LOC111965972 gene encoding microfibril-associated glycoprotein 4-like, translating into MLAVLLLAVVAVHSAPRWDINLDADCNEVYNISQASGVYPIYPFLTPVQVYCDMNTDGGKWTVIIQRRIDGSLNFYRPWNQYKVGFGNPEGEYWLGLENIHLLTKRRKYELRVDMEDFEGNSVFAMYSSFFLDSEADGYKLHVTGFTNGGAGDSLAYHSGLMFSTFDKDQDTWSDNCAATYYGTFWYGSCHYANINEEYLWGTTKHTATSVNWNHWKGYHYSLKAVSMKIRPVP